In one window of Tellurirhabdus rosea DNA:
- a CDS encoding sugar phosphate isomerase/epimerase family protein: MTADRRRFLQTLTALSGALCLPETLAAAPARPAVACNQYNWITFYQREGKQWMQDPDASLSDFVQSGLKGYEPSFNKAEEVRKLAPLLQKYGLEMHSVYVGSTLHRADESQQSMETLLAIAEAAKPLGTRIIVSNPSPIKWGSGENKNDSELERQARNLDQVGAELRKRGMTLAYHTHDPELRAAAREFHHMLLATDPKNVALCLDAHWIYRGAGNSQVALFDIVKLYGKRIVELHLRQSQNGVWSEVFGPGDIDYPRLVRELKALNVRPHLVLEQCVEKESPKTMNGVEAHRRDLAYAREIFGQ; this comes from the coding sequence ATGACCGCTGACCGCCGCCGTTTTCTGCAAACCCTGACCGCCCTTTCCGGCGCCCTTTGCCTGCCGGAAACCCTCGCTGCCGCCCCCGCCCGTCCGGCCGTGGCCTGCAACCAGTACAACTGGATCACCTTCTACCAGCGCGAAGGCAAACAGTGGATGCAGGACCCCGACGCCTCGCTTTCGGACTTTGTCCAGTCCGGCCTGAAAGGCTACGAACCGTCCTTCAACAAGGCCGAAGAGGTCCGCAAACTGGCTCCGTTGCTCCAGAAATACGGGCTGGAAATGCACTCGGTTTACGTGGGCAGTACCCTGCACCGGGCCGACGAATCGCAGCAGTCGATGGAAACCCTGCTGGCCATCGCGGAGGCCGCCAAACCGCTGGGAACGCGGATCATTGTTTCGAATCCCAGTCCGATAAAATGGGGCAGCGGTGAAAACAAAAACGATTCCGAACTGGAACGGCAGGCGCGTAATCTGGACCAGGTGGGGGCGGAACTCCGCAAGCGGGGCATGACGCTGGCGTATCACACCCACGACCCCGAACTCCGGGCGGCCGCCCGCGAATTTCACCACATGCTGCTGGCGACCGACCCCAAAAATGTAGCCCTGTGCCTCGACGCCCACTGGATTTATCGGGGTGCTGGAAACTCGCAGGTGGCCCTGTTCGACATTGTGAAACTGTACGGCAAACGGATTGTAGAACTGCACCTGCGGCAGTCGCAGAACGGCGTCTGGTCGGAGGTGTTCGGACCGGGCGATATTGATTATCCGCGTCTGGTTAGAGAGCTAAAGGCCCTGAATGTCAGGCCGCATCTGGTGCTGGAGCAGTGCGTGGAAAAAGAGTCGCCGAAGACCATGAACGGGGTGGAGGCTCACCGCCGGGACTTGGCTTATGCCCGGGAGATTTTCGGGCAATAA
- a CDS encoding DinB family protein, whose amino-acid sequence MTSPETREVWLRGPLPDMPALLQPAAHALLQAREELQTALADFPDPLLWERPAGVASVGFHLQHLTGVLDRLLTYARGEQLSSEQLAYLSAEGQPADLSVSTLLLRFGQQVDKALDQLRQTDEQTLTDVRGVGRAQIPSTVQGLLFHSAEHTMRHLGQVLVTAKVLTAPE is encoded by the coding sequence ATGACCTCTCCCGAAACCCGCGAAGTGTGGCTGCGCGGCCCGCTGCCCGACATGCCCGCCCTGCTCCAACCGGCAGCCCACGCCCTGCTCCAGGCCCGCGAAGAACTGCAAACGGCCCTGGCCGATTTCCCCGACCCGTTGCTCTGGGAACGCCCCGCCGGGGTCGCCTCGGTCGGCTTCCATCTGCAGCACCTGACCGGCGTGCTGGACCGCCTGCTGACCTACGCCCGCGGAGAGCAGCTATCGTCCGAACAACTGGCGTACCTTTCGGCCGAAGGTCAACCCGCCGACCTGAGCGTTTCGACGCTGCTTCTGCGGTTCGGCCAGCAGGTCGATAAAGCCCTCGACCAGTTGCGCCAGACCGACGAGCAAACCCTCACGGACGTCAGGGGTGTGGGCCGCGCGCAGATTCCTTCGACCGTCCAGGGACTGCTTTTTCACAGCGCCGAACATACGATGCGGCACCTGGGGCAAGTGCTCGTTACGGCAAAAGTGCTAACTGCGCCGGAGTAA
- a CDS encoding hydantoinase B/oxoprolinase family protein has translation MVHIWIDTGGTFTDGIAREPTGELRRVKVLSSSCLRGRITAEGRVEAPWLTAPIFTDYRITILETGEQSRIVGLSADGLLRTEPALQSPFPATVELSSGEEAPVLAARLLTQTRLGQPFPPLEMRLGTTRGTNALLEKKGGRVALLVTKGFRDLLRIGTQQRPDLFQLAIPPAEVLYQHVLEVDERTAADGTILRALSEDEIRRLVDWVREQAADAVAVSLLNAYRNPASEQRLKDALRSAGIGPVTISSDISSAIHYVSRTQTAVVNAYLSPVLNDYLANLRRQLGGHPVRVMTSAGGLVRADLFQPKDSLLSGPAGGVVGAGKIARMLGHHVLTLDMGGTSTDVARYEGDVDYRFTTRINQFELQLPSLSIETVAAGGGSVCWFDGVRLRVGPQSAGASPGPACYGGGGALTITDVNLLLGKLSPAHFSIPFFPEKARQALRTVQNQLREQTGEIPDEQTLLRGFERIANEAMAGAIRKISVARGFDPKEYALLVFGGAGGLHGCSVADLLGIKTLILPFDAGLLSAYGIGHTPLKRMASRTILQTLSDFAESAPAVAEELIRAATAQLQDETGPQTATSVQEITLKLRLQGQESTLDVPFSERAESDFRVLYQSRYGHLPENRAVEVERMVVWVSTIGEREIPARKPPVFRLLRPPKSGTYPVYEAGSLEEGDVFDGPALLLNKTSSSFIEAGWRVTVWAWGNAVAERMQEPAADNASGAGQGAIQAELFTRRFMAIAEEMGAQLQRTAFSVNVRERLDFSCALLDADGYLVANAPHIPVHLGSLGVCTRLVLQQLTLGPGDIAITNHPRFGGSHLPDVTLIMAVFSGEGQRIGYVVNRAHHAEIGGKVPGSMPPDAVRLTEEGVVLAPQYVVRNGEFLWEGENGLAAQFVGAAYPTRALTENRADIEAAIASLKAGETVLRALAEKVGPAEVQKQMQRLRQTTAETLRNLLRRHEGKLFRAEERLDDGHRIAVQIRVEKGEITFDFSGTSAVHPHNLNANVSILYSAILYVLRLWVAEDIPLNEGLLDPVRVRLPDASLLNPVFPDNPADCPAVVGGNTEVSQRLVDTLLKALGLAACSQGTMNNFLFGNEAFGYYETIGGGAGATQSADGRSAVHQHMTNTRLTDPEELERRYPVRLREFAIRPNSGGAGERRGGDGIIRELEFLEPVQVTLLSQHRVERPYGLGEGEAGQPGRQFLSHPDGQTEELPGIFTRAVQPGQRIRIETPGGGGYSPERRSKEV, from the coding sequence ATGGTCCACATCTGGATTGATACCGGCGGTACATTCACCGACGGCATTGCCCGGGAACCCACCGGCGAACTTCGGCGGGTTAAAGTACTGAGCAGCAGTTGCCTCCGAGGCCGGATAACCGCCGAAGGCCGGGTGGAAGCGCCCTGGCTGACCGCCCCGATTTTCACCGATTATCGGATAACGATTCTGGAAACGGGTGAACAGAGCCGCATTGTCGGGCTGTCTGCGGACGGGCTGCTCCGTACGGAACCCGCCCTGCAAAGTCCGTTTCCGGCCACGGTGGAGCTTTCCTCGGGCGAAGAAGCGCCCGTGCTGGCGGCCCGCCTGTTGACCCAAACGCGTTTGGGACAGCCGTTTCCGCCGCTGGAAATGCGGTTGGGAACCACCCGCGGCACCAATGCGCTGCTGGAGAAAAAAGGCGGCCGCGTCGCGCTGCTGGTGACCAAAGGGTTTCGCGACCTGCTTCGAATCGGCACCCAGCAGCGTCCGGACCTGTTTCAACTCGCCATTCCCCCGGCGGAAGTGCTGTATCAGCACGTACTGGAAGTGGACGAACGGACGGCCGCCGATGGCACCATACTCCGGGCGCTTTCGGAAGACGAAATCCGCCGCCTGGTCGATTGGGTAAGAGAGCAGGCCGCCGACGCCGTGGCGGTTTCGCTGCTGAATGCCTACCGGAATCCCGCCAGCGAGCAGCGGTTGAAAGACGCCCTGCGGTCGGCGGGTATCGGCCCTGTCACGATTTCCAGCGACATTTCTTCGGCTATTCACTACGTTTCGCGGACCCAGACGGCGGTCGTCAATGCCTACCTGTCGCCCGTGCTGAACGATTATCTGGCGAACCTCCGGCGACAACTGGGCGGCCATCCCGTTCGGGTGATGACCAGCGCGGGCGGACTGGTGCGGGCTGATTTGTTTCAGCCCAAAGACAGCCTGCTGAGCGGTCCGGCGGGCGGGGTCGTCGGTGCCGGGAAAATCGCCCGGATGCTGGGGCATCACGTCCTGACGCTCGACATGGGCGGAACCAGCACCGACGTGGCCCGTTATGAAGGAGACGTGGACTACCGGTTTACGACCCGAATAAACCAGTTCGAACTGCAACTTCCGTCGCTTTCCATCGAAACGGTGGCGGCGGGCGGGGGTTCGGTTTGCTGGTTCGACGGCGTCCGGCTGCGCGTGGGACCGCAGAGTGCCGGAGCCTCGCCGGGTCCGGCCTGCTACGGCGGGGGCGGCGCACTCACCATCACGGATGTTAATCTGCTGCTCGGCAAACTCAGTCCGGCCCATTTCAGCATTCCGTTTTTTCCGGAAAAGGCCCGGCAGGCACTGCGGACGGTCCAGAACCAGCTTAGGGAACAAACCGGGGAAATTCCCGACGAACAAACCCTTTTACGCGGCTTCGAACGGATTGCCAACGAAGCAATGGCGGGCGCCATCCGGAAAATTTCGGTCGCCCGCGGCTTTGACCCGAAAGAGTACGCCCTGCTGGTTTTCGGCGGCGCGGGTGGATTGCACGGCTGTTCGGTAGCGGATTTGCTGGGAATCAAAACGCTGATTCTGCCGTTCGATGCGGGCTTGCTGAGTGCCTACGGCATCGGCCACACGCCCCTGAAACGGATGGCCTCCCGGACAATTCTCCAGACACTCAGCGATTTTGCCGAATCAGCACCGGCCGTTGCCGAAGAACTTATTCGGGCCGCCACCGCGCAACTCCAGGACGAAACCGGGCCGCAGACGGCCACGTCTGTTCAGGAAATAACGCTTAAACTGCGGTTGCAGGGCCAGGAATCGACGCTGGACGTACCGTTTTCGGAGCGGGCAGAAAGCGACTTCCGGGTCTTGTACCAGAGCCGGTACGGGCACCTGCCGGAAAATCGGGCGGTGGAGGTGGAACGGATGGTGGTCTGGGTCAGCACCATCGGCGAGCGGGAAATTCCGGCCCGGAAGCCGCCGGTCTTTCGCCTCCTCCGTCCGCCGAAATCCGGTACTTATCCGGTCTACGAGGCAGGTTCTCTGGAGGAAGGCGATGTCTTCGACGGCCCGGCGTTGCTGCTCAACAAAACGTCTTCCTCGTTTATCGAAGCCGGTTGGCGGGTCACGGTCTGGGCCTGGGGAAATGCCGTTGCCGAACGAATGCAGGAACCGGCGGCGGACAACGCATCGGGAGCCGGACAGGGAGCCATTCAGGCCGAACTGTTTACGCGGCGGTTCATGGCTATTGCCGAAGAAATGGGCGCTCAGTTGCAGCGAACGGCCTTTTCGGTCAATGTGAGGGAGCGGCTGGATTTTTCCTGCGCCTTACTGGATGCGGACGGGTACCTGGTGGCCAATGCGCCGCACATTCCGGTGCATCTGGGAAGCCTTGGTGTTTGCACCCGGCTGGTACTCCAGCAGTTGACGCTGGGACCGGGCGACATTGCCATCACCAATCACCCTCGGTTTGGCGGTTCCCACCTGCCCGATGTCACGCTGATCATGGCGGTTTTTTCCGGGGAAGGCCAACGGATTGGCTACGTGGTGAACCGGGCACATCATGCCGAAATTGGCGGGAAAGTGCCCGGCTCGATGCCGCCCGATGCCGTCCGGCTGACGGAAGAAGGCGTGGTGCTGGCCCCGCAGTACGTGGTTCGCAACGGTGAATTTTTGTGGGAAGGGGAGAACGGCCTGGCGGCTCAATTCGTCGGCGCCGCTTACCCGACGCGCGCCCTGACCGAGAACCGGGCCGACATCGAAGCGGCCATTGCCTCGCTGAAAGCGGGAGAAACTGTCCTGCGGGCTCTGGCCGAAAAAGTTGGCCCCGCCGAAGTGCAAAAGCAGATGCAGCGCCTCCGGCAAACGACGGCCGAAACGCTCCGAAATCTGCTCCGGCGCCATGAGGGAAAGCTGTTCAGGGCCGAAGAAAGGCTGGACGACGGACACCGGATTGCCGTGCAGATTCGGGTGGAGAAAGGCGAAATTACATTTGACTTTTCAGGAACGTCCGCCGTTCATCCCCACAACCTGAACGCCAACGTGTCCATTCTGTACAGCGCCATTCTGTACGTGCTGAGGCTCTGGGTGGCCGAGGACATTCCGCTGAACGAGGGCTTGCTCGACCCGGTGCGCGTAAGGCTGCCGGACGCCTCCCTGCTGAATCCGGTCTTCCCCGACAACCCGGCCGACTGCCCGGCCGTGGTGGGCGGCAACACCGAAGTCAGCCAGCGGCTGGTCGATACGCTGCTGAAAGCGCTGGGGCTGGCGGCGTGCAGTCAGGGGACGATGAACAATTTTCTGTTTGGAAACGAGGCGTTTGGCTATTACGAAACCATCGGCGGCGGGGCGGGGGCGACCCAAAGCGCCGACGGACGGTCGGCGGTCCACCAGCACATGACCAACACCCGGCTGACCGACCCCGAGGAACTCGAACGCCGTTATCCGGTGCGCCTGCGGGAGTTTGCCATCCGGCCCAATTCGGGCGGAGCCGGTGAGCGGCGCGGCGGCGACGGCATCATCCGCGAACTGGAGTTTCTGGAACCCGTTCAGGTCACGCTGCTCAGTCAGCACCGCGTCGAACGGCCTTACGGCTTGGGCGAGGGCGAAGCGGGCCAGCCGGGCCGCCAGTTCCTGAGCCACCCAGACGGTCAAACGGAGGAGCTACCCGGTATTTTCACGCGGGCCGTGCAGCCGGGGCAGCGCATCCGAATCGAAACCCCCGGTGGCGGCGGCTATTCCCCGGAGCGGCGCTCGAAGGAAGTTTGA
- a CDS encoding PIG-L family deacetylase — protein MKKILLLFGLLTLSGLFVLQAQPAKSTHPGQLLQNLKRLNVLGSVLYVAAHPDDENTLFLTWLANEKQVRTTYLALTRGDGGQNLIGTEQGIEIGLIRTQELLAARRIDGPEQAFSRAYDFGFSKSTDEAVRIWGQDKVLGDVVWAIRKFQPDVIVTRFPPDARAGHGHHSASGFLAEEAFRISADATKYPEQLAFVKPWKARRILWNVFIPGAFGSNKRPEEAGNMLGMETQLYNTLLGKSYGEIAAESRSQHKSQGFGVAAQRGERIDYLLLKDGEPVQQDLFDGVDLSWGRVPGSGRVQALIRDAINHFNAANPSATVPVLVEIHRELQKLDGNNGYVAAKKKETEALIRDCLGLWLEANPTDYAAAPGEGIRVNISAVNRSGVPVTWTRLRLPEVGRDTSLNLSLKANAQQVLPFFVQVARTQKISQPYWLEKPIDKGLFQVADQRLIGLPENPPAETAEFTVEIAGQPFTFTQPWMYKSVDPVDGEIYRPFEIRPEVTANVVEKVYVFSDNAPKTVEVILKANRASVSGTLALEVPKGWRVEPASLPFSIAEKYGEQRVSVKVFPNGFGEGTLRALLKTSAGTLTTGIRTIQYRHIPAQTYFPPAEAKLVKLDVKVAAKRVGYIMGAGDEVPTALRQMGCSVTMLDAGELAKDLSGYDAIVVGVRAYNTEDWLRFYQSKLLEYVKNGGTMVVQYVTPGGGGFIQNGLKVNQLGPYPFSVGRDRVTEEEAKMTFLNPQHPLLNVPNKLTDKDFAGWVQERGIYFAVDWDKAYEPIFSVNDTGEAAKQGSLIYARYGKGHFMYTGLVFFRELPAGVPGAYRLFANMISVGK, from the coding sequence ATGAAGAAAATCCTGCTCCTTTTCGGTCTGCTGACGCTGTCCGGTCTTTTCGTCCTTCAGGCCCAGCCGGCAAAATCCACGCACCCCGGTCAGCTGCTGCAAAACCTCAAACGGTTGAATGTCCTTGGCTCGGTCCTTTACGTGGCGGCCCATCCGGACGATGAAAATACGCTGTTCCTGACCTGGTTAGCCAACGAAAAGCAGGTCCGGACCACCTATCTGGCCCTCACCCGCGGCGATGGCGGCCAGAACCTGATCGGGACGGAGCAGGGCATCGAGATCGGGCTCATCCGCACGCAGGAACTGCTGGCCGCCCGCCGCATCGACGGACCGGAGCAGGCGTTCAGCCGGGCGTACGATTTTGGCTTTTCCAAGTCCACCGACGAAGCGGTCCGCATCTGGGGACAGGACAAAGTGCTCGGCGACGTGGTGTGGGCCATTCGCAAGTTCCAGCCCGACGTGATCGTGACCCGTTTTCCGCCCGATGCCCGCGCCGGTCACGGCCACCACAGCGCCTCGGGTTTTCTGGCCGAAGAAGCCTTCCGGATTTCCGCCGACGCCACCAAATACCCCGAACAGCTCGCGTTCGTCAAGCCCTGGAAAGCCCGCCGCATCCTGTGGAATGTCTTTATCCCCGGCGCTTTCGGCAGCAACAAGCGGCCGGAGGAAGCGGGGAACATGCTGGGCATGGAAACGCAGCTGTACAACACGCTGCTTGGGAAATCGTACGGCGAAATTGCCGCCGAAAGCCGCTCCCAGCACAAAAGCCAGGGATTTGGCGTGGCCGCCCAGCGGGGCGAACGCATCGATTACCTGCTGCTGAAAGACGGCGAACCCGTGCAGCAGGACCTTTTCGACGGCGTCGATCTGTCGTGGGGTCGGGTTCCGGGCTCCGGGCGCGTGCAGGCGCTCATCCGCGACGCCATCAACCATTTCAACGCCGCCAACCCGTCGGCTACCGTCCCGGTGCTGGTAGAGATTCACCGCGAATTGCAGAAACTGGACGGCAACAACGGCTACGTCGCCGCCAAAAAGAAAGAAACCGAAGCGCTGATCCGCGACTGTCTAGGTTTGTGGCTGGAAGCCAACCCGACGGACTATGCCGCCGCGCCCGGCGAAGGCATCCGGGTGAACATCAGCGCCGTCAACCGGTCGGGAGTGCCGGTCACCTGGACGCGCCTCCGGCTGCCGGAGGTCGGTCGGGATACCAGCCTGAATCTGAGCCTGAAGGCTAATGCCCAGCAGGTGCTCCCGTTCTTTGTGCAGGTAGCCCGAACGCAGAAAATCAGCCAGCCGTACTGGCTCGAAAAACCCATCGACAAGGGATTGTTTCAGGTGGCGGACCAGCGGTTGATTGGCCTCCCCGAAAATCCGCCTGCCGAAACGGCCGAGTTTACGGTCGAAATTGCCGGACAGCCGTTCACCTTCACGCAGCCCTGGATGTACAAGTCGGTCGATCCGGTGGACGGGGAAATCTACCGCCCGTTCGAAATCCGGCCGGAAGTGACCGCCAATGTCGTGGAGAAAGTGTACGTTTTTTCGGACAATGCGCCGAAAACGGTGGAAGTCATTTTGAAAGCCAACCGGGCATCCGTCAGCGGAACGCTGGCGCTGGAAGTGCCTAAAGGCTGGCGCGTGGAACCGGCTTCGCTTCCTTTTTCGATTGCCGAAAAATACGGGGAACAGCGGGTTTCGGTCAAGGTATTTCCCAACGGTTTCGGCGAAGGTACGCTCCGGGCACTGCTTAAAACGTCCGCTGGCACACTGACAACCGGCATTCGTACGATTCAGTACCGGCACATTCCCGCCCAGACTTATTTCCCGCCCGCCGAGGCCAAACTGGTCAAACTGGACGTAAAAGTGGCGGCGAAGCGGGTCGGGTACATCATGGGCGCCGGGGACGAAGTGCCGACGGCCTTGCGCCAGATGGGTTGCAGCGTGACCATGCTCGACGCTGGCGAACTGGCCAAGGACCTGAGCGGCTACGACGCCATTGTGGTAGGCGTGCGGGCCTACAACACCGAAGACTGGCTGCGCTTTTACCAGAGCAAGCTGCTGGAGTATGTCAAAAACGGCGGGACGATGGTGGTTCAGTACGTAACCCCCGGCGGGGGCGGATTTATCCAGAACGGCCTGAAGGTGAACCAGCTGGGGCCTTACCCGTTCTCCGTGGGCCGCGACCGGGTCACGGAAGAGGAAGCCAAGATGACGTTTCTGAATCCGCAGCACCCGTTGCTGAACGTGCCGAATAAGCTGACGGACAAAGACTTCGCCGGATGGGTGCAGGAGCGGGGCATTTACTTCGCCGTCGATTGGGACAAAGCCTACGAGCCGATTTTTTCGGTCAATGATACCGGAGAAGCCGCGAAACAGGGCAGCCTGATCTACGCCCGATACGGCAAAGGCCACTTCATGTACACCGGTCTGGTCTTCTTCCGCGAACTGCCTGCGGGCGTGCCGGGGGCTTACCGGCTGTTTGCCAACATGATTTCGGTCGGAAAATAA